The window TCAGGGGCAAGGCTAATCATCCACAAGTTTTATTGTTCCGGTTTTTAGCCCCGTTTCATAGCCTCAATAAGTTCGCTCAGCCTGCGCGCCTGCTGGGCAAGGTCGGCCACGGCCTTTGTGGCCTGCCCCATTGCCTGCGAAGTCTGGCCGGACATGGCGTTGACCTGCACGATGGACTGGTTGATTTCTTCGCTGGCAGCGGATTGCTCCTCGCTTGCGGTGGCAATTGCGCTTACCTGATCGGCAGTGGCTTCCACATTGCTCACGATATCCCGCAGGGCGGCGCCCGACTGGTTGGCAAATTCGGTGGCCGTATTTACTTCCGCCAGGGCCTTGTCCATTGCGGCCACACTCTGCGAAGCGCTCTGCTGGATGGCAGATATAGCATTGCCCACGTCGTTGGTGGAGGACATGGTTTTTTCCGCCAGTTTGCGCACTTCATCGGCCACCACCGCAAACCCGCGCCCGGCGTCGCCAGCGCGTGCGGCCTCAATGGCGGCATTGAGCGCCAACAGGTTGGTCTGGTCGGCGATATCCGAGATCACGTTCATGATCTGGGTAATGGCCTGGGCATGCTGGTTCAGCTTGGTCATGTCGTCCTTGAGCGCCAGCGAAACCTTTTGCACCTGACCGATGCTCTGCAAGGCGCTTTCCACAATATGTGCGCCGCTTTCAGCATTGGTGCGCGTTTCGGCAGACACTGCCGAGGCCGAGGATGCGTTGCGGGCCACTTCCTGTACTGTCACGTTCATCTGATTCATGGCAGTTGCGGCCTCGCTGAGGCGCTGGGCCGACTGCGCGGCTATTTGGTCCGACTGCTCAATCTGCCCGGAAAGCTGGCTTGAGGCAGTGGAAATGATGGCGACCACTTCTTCCAGTTGCCCCGCAGCAGCGAGCATGCCTTCCCGCTTGGCATTTTCTGCCCTTTGGGCGGCTTCTTCCGCGCGTGCGGTGGCAAGCCTGGCTTCTTCTGTTGCCTGCTGGGCGTCTCTGGCTTTTTGCTCGCTTTCTTGCAGCAGATTCTTGATGTTGCCGACCATGTGTTCCATACCCGATGCCAGCGTGCTGAATTCATCACGGCGTTTTTCTGCGGCAAAGAGCATGGCTTTTTCTGCGGGGGTTGTTTCAAGGCGACCCTCGGCAACGGATTCCGCAATGCCGGAAATTCCCCTAAGCAGTCGTGCGATGGCGCGCGCCGCAAAGAAGATGATCAGCCCGACCACAAGGGCGCTTGCAAAAGTCAGCATCATGGAGTTGCCCAGCATTATCCGCATGGGTGTGTAGATTTCGTCTCTGTCCACTTCCAGGCAAAGAACCCAGCCGACTTCCGGCATGGCCCGATAAAAGACAGACTTGTTGCTGCCGTCTTCACCAGTAAATCTCACCAGGCCCTCAGGGTTTTTCAGCATCTCCGCAACATGGGGTTTTTTGCTGTCATCCCGCCCAAATGCCTTGGGGTCGCGGTTCAGCATCATCATGCCCTTGGTGTCATAGGCATAGATGCCGCCCTTGGTGCCGAAATCTATCTGGCTTGTGGTGGTACGGGCAAGATTTTCGTTATCAACGCCTGCCCATACGAGGCCTTCGGGCTTGCCATCACGCATGATGGGCGTGCCTATGATGGTTGCAACCTTACCTGTGGTTTTGCTGATCACGCCAGTGATGGTCTTCTGGCCTTGCATGGCACGCTGGTAGTATGAGCGGTCAGTAAAACTTACCCCCACGGATTTGCTGGGGTGTTTTTCGCCTGCCAGGTGATGGGCAATGGCAATGCCGTCCCTTCCGGCAACACCGCAAAATTCAAAGTTGGAATTGAGCGTCACAAAGGTATTGAGTGCGGCATCCGCATCGTTGAACAGTGTGCGCGTCATGACTTCAGGCATTTTATCATTGACGGCATCAAGATATAAAATAACCCGATTATCGGCGGCAACCATGGCGAGCGACTCTTCCATCACTTTCAGCATGGCGTGCAGGCCGATGCTTTGGCAGCGCAACAGCGCCCGTGCATCGTTGATGATCTGTTCGCGCAAGTTGCTTTCAGAAATTTTATAGCTCACACCAGCAACCAGCAGTAGTCCTGCAATTGCCGGAATAAGAATGGACAGGAGCATCTTGCTCAGCAGCCCCATTTTCATAAGAACCTCCTTGCCCAAGCCAATGCGATAAATGTATACGCCATGCGCGAAAACATGCCCTATGAGCTTGGATTACATTTTTATGAGTATAACTATCGACCATCGGCGACAATAGTATATGCCTTTGATTCAAAAATGTTTTTTGACAGGCTATTTTTTATAGCAGACTGAATTTGTATCCGGATAAATCTGCGGGATAACAGAAAAGCGCCGCCAATAAGGCGGCGCTTGAGAGAGCGGGGGTATCAATACTTTAAAAAACGGTCAGATAAAGTGCCAGTCAGCCGTTTTACACTTCCGGGCGCAGCAAGGGGAAGAGAATAACTTCGCGGATTGAGGCGCAGTCGGTGAGCAGCATCACGAGGCGGTCAATGCCCACGCCCTGGCCCGCAGCCGGGGGCATGCCGTATTCCAGGGCGCGCAGGTAGTCCTGATCCATGCTATGGGCTTCGTCATCTCCCGCTTCGCGTTCACGCACCTGATCTTCAAAGCGCAGGCGCTGATCCACAGGATCATTGAGTTCGGAAAATGCGTTGGAAAGCTCGCGTCCGGTGATGAACAGCTCAAAGCGGTCCGTCAGTTCCGGATGCTCGTCATTGCGGCGTGAAAGCGGCGAGATTTCCGTGGGGTAATGATAGATGAAGTGGGGCTGGATGAGCTTCCCTTCCACATCAAGATCAAAAAGTTTGGCATGCAGCTTTTGCAGACTTTCACTGTCGGCTGCCTTTTCACCGCGTGAACGGATGTAGGCCTTGACCTTGCCGTAATCGTTGTAGAATTCCGGCGAATGCCCGCCGACCTGGGTGAGCGAATCGTAGAAGCTGAGGCGTATCCACTTGCCGGGCGTGAGGTCGATCATTTCGCCCTGATAGGGCACCACGGTGGTGCCGCAGGCAGTCATGGCAAGATGGGCAAAAAGCTGTTCCGTAAAGTCCATGAGGTCTTCAAACGTGGCATAGGCCCAGTAGAATTCGCACATGGTGAATTCCGGGTTGTGGCGCGTGTCTATGCCTTCGTTGCGGAAGTTGCGGTTCAGCTCAAAGACTTTTTCAAATCCGCCCACCAGCAGCCGCTTGAGGTAGAGTTCTGGCGCAATGCGCAAAAACAGGGGCAGATCAAGGGCATTGTGGTGCGTTTTGAAAGGCTTGGCCGCAGCGCCGCCAGCCAGCGGCTGCATCATGGGAGTTTCCACTTCCATAAAGCCGTGGTCTTCCATAAAGCGGCGGAACTCGCGCACAATCAGGCTGCGCTTGAAGAAAATTTCGCGCGCGCGCGGCGTGACGATAAGGTCAACGTAGCGCTGGCGGTAGCGCGTTTCCATGTCGGTGAGGCCGTGATACTTTTCCGGCAGGGGACGCATGGAGCGCGTGATGAGCTTGATCTTGCGGCAGGCAATGGTAAGTTCGCCCGTCTTGGTGCGGAACAGGTGGCCGGAAACGCCCACGATGTCGCCCACGTCGAGCTTCTTGACCACTGTGTAGTTCTCTTCATCCATGTGTTCGCGCGAGGCGTAACACTGGATGCGGCCACTCTGGTCCATAATATGGAAGAATGCCACCTTGCCGAACGAGCGCAGGGAAACTATGCGGCCCGCAATGGCAAACACGTCTTCCTGACTGTCCAGGGATTCGCCTTCAAGAGCGCCGAATTTGTCCAGCACCCAGGCAACGTCGTGTTCCTTGCGGAAGTCGTTGGGGAAAAGCGGTACGCCCGCATCCAAAAGGTCGCACGATTTGACAACTCTGTTTTTGACAACTTCGTTGAGGCCTTCGCGCGCGGCGAAACTTTCCAGCATGGGCATAAAATATCCCGCATGCTGCGACTTGGTACCCAGCTTGATAGCCGGCTTGCTGTTCTTCTTTTCCCGAGTATCCACGTAACGACTCCTGAGTGGCCCATACCTGAAAGGAGCGTTACGGTATGCCATTCACGCTTGGGCGTCAAGATTGTGAGGAATGTGTCTGCAACTTACTGTAAAATAATGCTTTGTTGGATACTTCTGCTGTTGATGCGACTCTGGCGCAGCAGGAAACATCAATGCAGGCAGCGGCTTATATCCGCGCCAGTCGGGGATTTGCGCCCCCTTGAAGTTTTGACCTGTTTACGTATATAAAGCCCTTTTACACGATACAACCGCCGTCAGGATCAAGCTGGCGGCTTTTTCAAGGAAAGCGTCATGCAAAAATTTACAGCCTCCTTTCTGGGGCGCGACTGCCCCGGCGTGGTGGCCACTGTCAGCCGCATTCTCGAAGACAGCGGCTGCAACATCGAAGAAGTGACCCAGACCATCCTCTCCGGCGAGTTTGCTGCTATCTTTGTTGTTGCAGCGCCGGAAGAAAACGCGGAAACCCTGCGCGCCAAGCTGAGCGCCGGGCTGGAATCCGCCAAGGTTGATCTTTCCGTCCTCGTGCGGCCCGCCATCAAGGGGCAGTGGGGCACAGACCTGCACTGCGAACCCTTTGTGGTCACTGCAGACGGGCCGGACAAGCCAGGTCTTATCGCCGCCATGAGCCGCGTGTTTGCCCAGCACGGCGTGAACATTGAGAGCCTCAAGGCCATTCTGGGCGAAGGCGGCAACAACCATGCGCTTTTTGTGTTTGAGGTCATGGTGCCTGACAGTGTTGACATGGGCCGCCTGCGCCGCGAGCTTGACTGCGAAGGGCAAAAGCGCGACCTGCGCGTCAGCGCCCAGCACAGGGATATTTTTGAGGCTGTGCATCGGGTGAATTCTTTTTAGGCCTCACGTTGCCGAGGCGCATGCACCACCGGTCTGCGCCTGAAACAGGGCACGACCCGGTTTCAGAAACGATGCACATTCCCCTGAGCGCCCGGTTTTGCGCGTCAGGGCAAAACCGCCTTCCGGGTGGGGCCGCCATATGGCAGGCCGACAGCCCGAACATACAGGAAGACCTCCATGCTTTCAGAACGCGAAGTTATAAGCACCCTGAACATGCTCCGCAACGAGCATCTTGACGTGCGCACAGTCACCCTTGGCGTGAGCCTGTTTGACTGCGTCAGTCATGACCTTGACCTTTTTACCGCCAACGTTAAGGCCAAGCTGCGCCGCTACGCCTCGCAGCTCGTGAGCGTGTGCAACGAAGTGGGCGACAAATACGGCATCCCCGTGGTG of the Desulfovibrio sp. genome contains:
- a CDS encoding methyl-accepting chemotaxis protein, translating into MKMGLLSKMLLSILIPAIAGLLLVAGVSYKISESNLREQIINDARALLRCQSIGLHAMLKVMEESLAMVAADNRVILYLDAVNDKMPEVMTRTLFNDADAALNTFVTLNSNFEFCGVAGRDGIAIAHHLAGEKHPSKSVGVSFTDRSYYQRAMQGQKTITGVISKTTGKVATIIGTPIMRDGKPEGLVWAGVDNENLARTTTSQIDFGTKGGIYAYDTKGMMMLNRDPKAFGRDDSKKPHVAEMLKNPEGLVRFTGEDGSNKSVFYRAMPEVGWVLCLEVDRDEIYTPMRIMLGNSMMLTFASALVVGLIIFFAARAIARLLRGISGIAESVAEGRLETTPAEKAMLFAAEKRRDEFSTLASGMEHMVGNIKNLLQESEQKARDAQQATEEARLATARAEEAAQRAENAKREGMLAAAGQLEEVVAIISTASSQLSGQIEQSDQIAAQSAQRLSEAATAMNQMNVTVQEVARNASSASAVSAETRTNAESGAHIVESALQSIGQVQKVSLALKDDMTKLNQHAQAITQIMNVISDIADQTNLLALNAAIEAARAGDAGRGFAVVADEVRKLAEKTMSSTNDVGNAISAIQQSASQSVAAMDKALAEVNTATEFANQSGAALRDIVSNVEATADQVSAIATASEEQSAASEEINQSIVQVNAMSGQTSQAMGQATKAVADLAQQARRLSELIEAMKRG
- the lysS gene encoding lysine--tRNA ligase — its product is MLESFAAREGLNEVVKNRVVKSCDLLDAGVPLFPNDFRKEHDVAWVLDKFGALEGESLDSQEDVFAIAGRIVSLRSFGKVAFFHIMDQSGRIQCYASREHMDEENYTVVKKLDVGDIVGVSGHLFRTKTGELTIACRKIKLITRSMRPLPEKYHGLTDMETRYRQRYVDLIVTPRAREIFFKRSLIVREFRRFMEDHGFMEVETPMMQPLAGGAAAKPFKTHHNALDLPLFLRIAPELYLKRLLVGGFEKVFELNRNFRNEGIDTRHNPEFTMCEFYWAYATFEDLMDFTEQLFAHLAMTACGTTVVPYQGEMIDLTPGKWIRLSFYDSLTQVGGHSPEFYNDYGKVKAYIRSRGEKAADSESLQKLHAKLFDLDVEGKLIQPHFIYHYPTEISPLSRRNDEHPELTDRFELFITGRELSNAFSELNDPVDQRLRFEDQVREREAGDDEAHSMDQDYLRALEYGMPPAAGQGVGIDRLVMLLTDCASIREVILFPLLRPEV
- a CDS encoding ACT domain-containing protein, yielding MQKFTASFLGRDCPGVVATVSRILEDSGCNIEEVTQTILSGEFAAIFVVAAPEENAETLRAKLSAGLESAKVDLSVLVRPAIKGQWGTDLHCEPFVVTADGPDKPGLIAAMSRVFAQHGVNIESLKAILGEGGNNHALFVFEVMVPDSVDMGRLRRELDCEGQKRDLRVSAQHRDIFEAVHRVNSF